The DNA window GCTCCTCGGGAGCAGAGGATCGTAAATTTTGGAGAACATAGGTTATGAAACCCAATCGTAGTATTCATGTCATTCTTCTTCTATTTCTTGTTCTGGCAAGTTGCAGTGGTGGAGGAGGCGGTGCCGCGGCACCGGTTACACCTCCTGCAAAGAAAATAGTTCCCAAATATGTTTATGTTGCAAATCTAGCAAGTGGAACCATTTCTGAACTGACCATTGATGCAACCAGCGGAAAGCTGACTTATGTGACTTATATTTCTTCGGACCCGATCGGGTTGGCATCGGCCCAACCTACGTCTATAGCAGTGGTTCCATCAGATAAATATGCATACGTCAGTAACTCAGGCACCAATAACATTTCGCAATTTACAATCGGAACTGATGGATCTCTTACCGCAATGTTAACTCCAACGATCTCTGCTGGATCGGAACCGATATCAGTTGCGGTTGATCCGTCCGGAAAATATCTCTATGTAGCAAATCATGGCGTCGATACTACGACAGATATTGGAAATGTATCACAATACTCTATTCAATCTGATGGATCTCTTACTGCAATGTCAACTCCAACGATCTCTGCCGGGATAAATCCCCAATCACTTGCGGTCGACCTATCAGGTCAGTATCTTTATGTAGTCAATTCATCCGATAACACTGTTTCTCAGTTTATAATTTCCTCGTTGGATGGGAGTCTTACTCCGATGACCACACCTGTGGTTCCATCAGGGACAACTCCTTGGGCAATTTCGATTGATCCCACGAACAAATATGTTTATGTTGCAAATTATTGTGGAAGCTGTGGCAGCTATGACGTGTCACAGTATACTATTGGGTTGCAGGGAAGTCTCCCGACGAGCGTCACCACAACTGCGACGGCAGGCACAAATCCGTATTCCATTGCCGTGGATCCAACCGGTAAATATGTTTATGTGGCCAATATCGGAGGCAGCGCCGGCAGTCTAAGCGGTACGCTTTCGCAATATACGATTGCAAGTGATGGAAGTGCGGTCCCTATGAGTTCGCCTACAGCGGACACTCAAGGTTCCCCGACCTCGGTTACGGTCGACCCATCAGGCAAATATGTTTACGCAACTAATGCCGCCAATAACACTGTTTCTCAATTTTCAATTGGCACAAATGGAAACTTGAGTTCGATGAGTCCCTCTACTGTAGATCTAGATCCCTTGAGTGCTGGAACGAGTCAATCTCCCAGTTTCATTGTTACTGTTGGGGCGTTACAATAGATTAAAGTGACGAATCATCTTATAAGTTTCTAAAGGATTAACTATGACAATTCAAAGGTTCTA is part of the Nitrospirota bacterium genome and encodes:
- a CDS encoding beta-propeller fold lactonase family protein — its product is MKPNRSIHVILLLFLVLASCSGGGGGAAAPVTPPAKKIVPKYVYVANLASGTISELTIDATSGKLTYVTYISSDPIGLASAQPTSIAVVPSDKYAYVSNSGTNNISQFTIGTDGSLTAMLTPTISAGSEPISVAVDPSGKYLYVANHGVDTTTDIGNVSQYSIQSDGSLTAMSTPTISAGINPQSLAVDLSGQYLYVVNSSDNTVSQFIISSLDGSLTPMTTPVVPSGTTPWAISIDPTNKYVYVANYCGSCGSYDVSQYTIGLQGSLPTSVTTTATAGTNPYSIAVDPTGKYVYVANIGGSAGSLSGTLSQYTIASDGSAVPMSSPTADTQGSPTSVTVDPSGKYVYATNAANNTVSQFSIGTNGNLSSMSPSTVDLDPLSAGTSQSPSFIVTVGALQ